A section of the Venturia canescens isolate UGA chromosome 11, ASM1945775v1, whole genome shotgun sequence genome encodes:
- the LOC122418247 gene encoding uncharacterized protein: protein MSLKILLLAGFAGITAGAKTERRSDVELKNVGASGEHLRVARQLPENFNPGAQQYPVPQQPLSGGFGRQQQYSNTWQQYAPRQLSPGGIEGQRQASNSYELSYGAGTAVDWSAGNGGGGQQRPEALNRVQLYGAAVPPRYLPGPSIPSPKDKFGHGHLPNFPSCHHGGCQYYSNGNGWPLHGGLHGGFGKSAPGLNLGSGGYPGDPGKFGNKLPMHGCHSFSHQAQAKPPKPFGK from the exons ATGTCGCTGAAGATTCTCCTATTGGCTGGATTCGCCGGAATAACTGCCGGAGCTAAAACCGAGAGGCGGAGTGACGTtgagttgaaaaatgttggag CGAGCGGAGAACACTTAAGAGTGGCAAGGCAACTCCCCGAGAACTTCAACCCAGGAGCTCAACAGTATCCTGTACCACAGCAACCATTGTCTGGTGGGTTCGGAAGACAGCAACAATATTCCAACACTTGGCAGCAGTATGCACCCCGGCAATTGTCGCCTGGTGGAATCGAAGGTCAACGACAAGCTTCAAACTCTTATGAACTATCTTACGGAGCTGGAACAGCAGTAGATTGGAGTGCAGGTAATGGCGGTGGTGGGCAACAGAGACCAGAGGCTCTCAACCGCGTGCAACTTTACGGGGCAGCAGTTCCACCTCGTTATTTGCCTGGTCCTTCAATTCCATCACCTAAAGATAAATTTGGCCATGGGCACTTGCCAAATTTTCCCTCCTGTCACCACGGAGGATGTCAATATTATAGTAATGGCAATGGATGGCCATTACATGGAGGACTACACGGAGGATTTGGAAAAAGTGCACCCGGCTTGAACCTAGGCAGTGGAGGATATCCAGGTgatccaggaaaatttggaaacaaACTGCCGATGCACGGGTGCCATAGTTTTTCACACCAAGCACAGGCCAAGCCTCCAAAACCTTTTggtaaataa
- the LOC122418246 gene encoding zinc finger CCHC domain-containing protein 14-like — protein sequence MAKFLVVLLAVAAAAVAENNTENIEGQVVRNTRGICSHLSSIIGAASSANQLRSSESSSSSGSSSSPPACSSIPRTPSASSGSISPAPPAPEPQTRTHSSPAGPPQVTTRVIGQNVRQLGDGPKTTIREGPSHVISGGSPPTTAPSHRSAPPAQSGPAPSCQPAPPSPSGCGCGCGCGCGCGCGCGCGGGGCAPAPWNRPSDPQTSSRQVEYIHIEHPPQIVEKVVEHHIEHPPQIVETIVETVVEHPPQIIEHNNHVVENVPHVVIARTRSDSQHESSSQLRIPGKGKKY from the exons ATGGCCAAATTCTTGGTTGTTTTATTGGCCGTAGCTGCTGCAGCAGTTGCGGAAAACAATACCGAAAACATCGAAG GTCAAGTGGTCAGGAATACGAGGGGAATCTGCTCCCATCTGTCGAGCATAATCGGCGCCGCATCCTCAGCCAACCAATTGCGTAGCAgcgagagcagcagcagcagtggATCATCTTCGAGCCCTCCTGCATGCTCGTCCATCCCAAGGACCCCATCAGCTTCCAGCGGAAGCATTTCTCCAGCTCCTCCTGCACCGGAACCTCAGACCCGAACTCATTCCTCTCCGGCTGGTCCCCCTCAAGTGACGACGCGCGTTATCGGGCAGAACGTCAGACAACTCGGCGACGGTCCTAAAACGACCATCCGCGAAGGACCATCCCACGTGATATCTGGAGGCAGTCCTCCCACCACCGCTCCGAGTCACCGTTCTGCACCTCCGGCCCAAAGCGGCCCAGCTCCATCCTGCCAACCAGCTCCACCTTCGCCAAGCGGATGCGGATGCGGATGCGGATGCGGATGTGGATGTGGATGCGGATGCGGATGTGGCGGTGGTGGATGCGCACCAGCTCCTTGGAACAGACCTTCGGACCCCCAAACATCAAGTCGCCAAGTCGAGTATATCCACATTGAGCACCCACCCCAGATCGTTGAAAAGGTTGTGGAGCACCACATCGAGCACCCACCACAAATCGTCGAGACCATCGTTGAGACCGTGGTCGAGCATCCTCCCCAGATCATCGAACACAACAACCATGTCGTTGAGAACGTTCCCCATGTTGTGATCGCCAGAACCCGCTCCGATTCCCAGCACGAATCGTCTTCTCAGCTCCGCATTCCTGGCAAGGGCAAGAAGTATTAA
- the LOC122418066 gene encoding cytochrome P450 9e2-like: MVFWALVLGGVAVALAAYHYLVGVLKFFERRDVPHVEPRILVGNMGPVVMRQRSIAEQVKRIYDSHPEAKYVGFHDFTIPTIMLRDPEVIKFVTVKNFDNFVNHTALVDDRLDPFFGKNLFGLRDDSWRSMRSILSPSFTSSKIKGMFHLVSECGAKFANNLSSKSQEIELKDNFTRYTMDVIATAAFGITVDSIKNPTNEFYLMGRDATTFDYLRTMKLFMFKISPWLSRLFQMRIIPLRVVDFFLHIVSSTVKTREAEGKSRNDMIQLMMEARNSGKAPNLTMEDMTAQAFIFFFGGFETTSTAMSFAAHEVTVNPEVQDKLQAEIDDALNENNGLLTWEAFQGMRYLEAVVNETLRKYPPAVATDRICNKAIEIPAAVPGGKPFMAQPGSVFWLPYYGLHHDPKYFKNPEVFDPERFIDPTTGKIVEPLGFLPFGSGPRFCIGQRFALMEVKLAIFYLFSKNRLEPCSKTENPITLNRKNFTMTAENDFWVKISPRH; the protein is encoded by the coding sequence atggTGTTCTGGGCCCTGGTTCTGGGCGGAGTGGCCGTCGCCCTCGCAGCTTATCACTACCTCGTCGGGGTTCTCAAGTTTTTTGAGAGAAGGGACGTTCCTCATGTGGAGCCACGGATATTGGTGGGCAATATGGGCCCCGTGGTAATGCGACAACGATCGATCGCGGAGCAAGTGAAGAGGATCTACGACAGTCACCCTGAAGCGAAGTACGTGGGATTCCACGACTTCACGATACCGACGATCATGCTGCGTGATCCGGAGGTCATAAAATTCGTGACTGTCAAGAACTTTGACAACTTCGTGAACCACACTGCCCTGGTGGACGACCGGCTGGATCCGTTCTTCGGGAAAAATCTGTTCGGCCTGCGGGACGACAGCTGGCGATCGATGAGATCGATCCTCAGTCCCTCGTTCACCTCGAGCAAGATCAAGGGGATGTTTCACTTGGTGTCGGAATGCGGCGCCAAATTCGCCAACAATCTTAGCTCGAAGAGCCAAGAAATAGAACTGAAAGACAACTTCACGAGGTACACGATGGACGTTATCGCCACAGCAGCCTTCGGCATCACGGTCGACTCGATAAAAAATCCTACCAACGAGTTCTACTTGATGGGACGCGATGCGACCACCTTTGACTACCTCAGGACCATGAAGCTGTTCATGTTCAAAATTTCCCCGTGGCTCTCGAGGCTCTTTCAGATGAGAATCATCCCCCTAAGAGTCGTCGATTTCTTCTTGCACATCGTATCGTCGACTGTGAAAACACGAGAGGCCGAAGGCAAATCGAGAAATGACATGATTCAGCTGATGATGGAAGCGCGCAATTCGGGCAAAGCTCCGAATCTCACAATGGAGGACATGACAGCCCAAGCCTTCATATTCTTTTTTGGCGGCTTCGAGACCACTTCGACAGCGATGTCTTTCGCTGCCCACGAGGTCACGGTCAACCCAGAAGTCCAAGACAAACTTCAGGCCGAGATCGACGATGCTCTCAATGAGAACAACGGACTATTGACCTGGGAAGCTTTCCAAGGCATGCGCTACCTCGAAGCAGTCGTCAACGAAACTCTGAGAAAATACCCCCCGGCGGTAGCTACCGACAGAATCTGCAACAAAGCTATTGAAATTCCAGCTGCGGTACCCGGCGGCAAACCCTTCATGGCGCAACCAGGATCCGTTTTCTGGCTACCTTATTACGGCCTCCACCACGATCCCAAGTACTTCAAAAATCCTGAGGTCTTCGATCCGGAGAGATTCATCGACCCTACAACCGGAAAAATAGTCGAACCGCTCGGCTTCCTGCCGTTTGGAAGCGGACCCCGATTTTGCATTGGCCAAAGATTCGCTTTGATGGAAGTCAAATTGGCTATTTTTTAtctgttttcaaaaaatcgactgGAACCTTGCTCGAAGACCGAAAACCCAATTACgttgaatcgaaaaaattttacaatgacAGCCGAAAACGACTTTTGGGTGAAAATTTCTCCGAGACATTGA